One genomic region from Gammaproteobacteria bacterium encodes:
- a CDS encoding primosomal protein N' — translation MNNCILEIALPVPLTQYFDYKFVGNDSEIPKVGQRIQVPFGRASSHSKAGARKLIGIITAIKTESEIDDAKLKHALAILDDEPLLSPKLVELLKWSAQYYHYPPGAVFEAALPVWLRKKIELPEKLQEQVWRLTEKGHIQHEAERFAKLKKRAPVQAALLDHLAHHPEGLSSADLNKDVPKWRNSMRALEKKQLAYSELSELLIQLPMHDVAPQLSDEQKTAVAAIDVALAKKAFAPFLLQGVTGSGKTECYLAAAEHCLRQGKQVLCLVPEIALTPQFIERFEQRLQTPLAVLHSGINDRARCLAWMAAQDGTAKVILGTRSALFTPMQDPGLIIVDEEHDSSFKQQDGFRYSARDLALVRAKNENITIILGSATPGIESLYQAQQGHYQHLQLLQRPDDRPMPVVHLIDMKKEPGQQGLSYPLIANMEKVLARDEQVLVFLNRRGFSPVLLCPECMWSGVCNRCEVNMTYHQAKNRLRCHHCNKDQVAPKHCPSCKNELKPVGQGTERVEEFLRTRFPDTPVIRIDRDTTRSKEQMRSQLAAVHSGGAKILVGTQMLTKGHDFPNVTLVGVLDADGGLFSSDFRASERLAQQIVQVSGRAGRAEKPGLVLIQTMFTDHPLLNQLTGHAYMEVAQDILQQRESAEWPPYSHLALIRAESAVIQEPMVFLRELKKHLEAVLDEKLSKQVQLLGPAYAPMAKRAGYFRTQLLFQSPTRASLHQVLHHTQEIIHKMKLSRHIRWSLDVDPVELY, via the coding sequence ATGAATAATTGTATTCTGGAAATTGCCCTCCCGGTGCCGCTCACCCAATACTTCGATTACAAGTTTGTCGGGAACGACTCCGAGATCCCGAAAGTCGGGCAACGCATCCAGGTTCCTTTTGGTCGAGCCAGTTCGCATTCCAAGGCCGGTGCGCGCAAATTGATCGGCATTATTACGGCCATCAAGACCGAAAGCGAGATAGACGACGCCAAACTCAAACACGCGCTTGCCATCCTCGACGACGAGCCTTTGTTGTCACCCAAACTGGTTGAATTATTGAAATGGTCGGCACAGTATTATCACTATCCGCCGGGTGCGGTATTTGAAGCCGCGTTACCGGTTTGGCTGCGCAAAAAGATCGAGTTACCTGAAAAACTTCAAGAACAGGTTTGGCGCCTGACCGAGAAAGGGCATATTCAACACGAAGCCGAACGCTTTGCCAAACTCAAAAAACGCGCACCGGTACAAGCCGCCCTACTCGATCATTTGGCGCATCACCCGGAAGGACTGAGCAGCGCCGATCTGAATAAGGATGTTCCCAAGTGGCGCAACAGCATGCGTGCGCTGGAAAAAAAACAACTGGCCTACAGTGAATTAAGTGAGTTACTGATTCAGTTACCCATGCACGACGTGGCACCACAGTTAAGTGATGAACAAAAAACTGCGGTTGCGGCCATTGACGTTGCACTGGCAAAAAAAGCCTTCGCCCCGTTCTTATTGCAAGGGGTAACCGGAAGCGGCAAAACTGAATGTTATCTGGCTGCCGCCGAACATTGCTTACGCCAAGGCAAACAGGTTTTATGTCTGGTGCCTGAAATTGCACTGACCCCGCAATTTATTGAACGCTTTGAACAACGCTTACAAACCCCACTGGCTGTTTTGCACTCCGGCATCAATGATCGCGCGCGCTGTCTGGCCTGGATGGCGGCACAAGATGGCACCGCCAAAGTCATACTGGGTACCCGTTCTGCCTTGTTCACGCCCATGCAAGATCCCGGCCTGATCATTGTGGACGAAGAACACGACAGTTCTTTTAAACAACAGGATGGTTTTCGTTATTCGGCACGCGATCTTGCTTTGGTGCGGGCAAAGAATGAGAACATCACCATCATTCTGGGATCGGCCACGCCCGGCATTGAAAGTCTGTATCAAGCGCAACAAGGTCACTATCAGCATTTACAACTTCTGCAGCGTCCGGATGACCGACCCATGCCGGTGGTGCATTTGATCGACATGAAAAAAGAGCCCGGGCAACAAGGCCTGAGTTATCCCTTGATCGCCAATATGGAAAAAGTACTGGCCCGGGACGAACAGGTTTTGGTGTTTCTGAATCGTCGTGGCTTTTCACCAGTCTTGCTGTGCCCGGAATGTATGTGGAGCGGCGTGTGTAATCGCTGCGAAGTCAACATGACCTATCATCAGGCAAAAAATCGCTTGCGTTGTCATCATTGCAATAAAGATCAGGTCGCACCCAAACATTGTCCGAGTTGTAAGAATGAACTCAAACCGGTTGGTCAGGGGACTGAGCGGGTGGAAGAATTTCTGCGCACACGCTTTCCTGATACACCGGTCATCCGCATTGACCGCGACACCACGCGCAGCAAAGAACAAATGCGTAGCCAGCTTGCAGCGGTACATTCCGGTGGGGCAAAAATTCTGGTCGGCACACAAATGCTGACCAAAGGCCACGATTTTCCCAACGTCACTCTGGTTGGGGTACTGGACGCTGACGGTGGCCTGTTCAGTTCGGACTTTCGTGCTTCAGAACGCCTGGCGCAACAGATCGTGCAAGTGTCCGGGCGCGCCGGGCGCGCGGAAAAACCGGGACTGGTTCTGATCCAGACCATGTTTACAGACCATCCATTATTAAATCAATTAACCGGGCATGCCTATATGGAGGTCGCGCAAGACATTTTGCAGCAACGCGAAAGCGCTGAATGGCCGCCCTATTCGCATTTGGCCCTGATCCGTGCGGAGTCTGCGGTGATTCAGGAACCCATGGTTTTTTTACGTGAGTTAAAAAAACATCTAGAGGCCGTCTTGGATGAAAAACTCTCCAAGCAAGTGCAATTACTGGGCCCGGCTTACGCGCCCATGGCCAAGCGTGCCGGCTACTTTAGAACCCAGTTACTTTTCCAGTCACCCACACGGGCGTCATTACACCAGGTGCTGCATCACACGCAGGAGATCATTCACAAAATGAAACTCAGTCGGCACATTCGCTGGTCACTGGATGTGGATCCGGTAGAACTCTACTAG
- a CDS encoding arginine--tRNA ligase yields MPSNAPHLRQQVQGLIKTAVEKYSSSLEDSDLATEVRSKDVHIERTRDAKFGDFASNMAMSLTKMLRKNPREIAEHIIAAFPDNDLIEELTVAGPGFINLRLAAHVYHNELLNILHNGPDYGKQAANNQSVLVEFVSANPTGPLHVGHGRHAAYGDSVSNLLEATGYAVHREYYVNDAGRQMQILAVSVWLRYLELYQVAFPFPANAYKGDYIVEIANKLKKQHGTGFVKPFEKIFKNLPDDEPEGGDKDEYIDALAVRCKKLIGDQAFNIILDAALESILADIKNDLHEFGVSHDEWFSERRLVDEGLIQDALDKLEANGTVYEKDGAKWFKATQYDDEKDRVVVRENGVTTYFASDIAYHLSKRQRGNDLLLDILGSDHHGYQARVRAGLVAMGEPADSLEVRLMQFANLYRGKQKIQMSTRSGSFVTLRELRQEVGNDAARLFYVTRSNEQHLDFDLELAKKRDNENPVYYLQYAHARICSVFAQLAEQGMTFEQELGQQHLKLLAAPQEMQLTRSLSRYPEMLDACASNRAPHTLVQYLRDLANDFHSCYNANKVLVEEEELRNARLCLYQATRQVLQNGFAIIGISAPEKM; encoded by the coding sequence ATGCCAAGCAACGCGCCACATTTACGCCAGCAAGTTCAGGGACTGATCAAAACTGCTGTAGAAAAGTATTCCTCATCGCTGGAAGATTCTGATCTCGCCACCGAAGTGCGTAGCAAAGATGTGCATATCGAGCGAACCCGTGACGCAAAATTTGGTGACTTTGCCAGTAATATGGCCATGAGTCTGACCAAAATGCTTAGAAAGAATCCGCGCGAGATCGCTGAACATATCATTGCAGCGTTTCCCGACAACGACTTGATCGAAGAACTCACGGTTGCCGGTCCGGGATTTATCAATCTACGTTTGGCAGCACATGTGTATCACAATGAATTACTCAACATCCTGCACAACGGCCCCGACTACGGCAAGCAGGCTGCAAATAACCAAAGTGTGTTAGTCGAATTTGTCTCGGCCAATCCCACCGGTCCACTGCACGTCGGGCACGGTCGGCATGCCGCTTATGGTGATAGTGTTTCAAATTTGCTGGAAGCGACAGGCTATGCGGTGCATCGTGAATATTATGTCAATGATGCCGGTCGCCAAATGCAAATTCTTGCGGTCAGTGTTTGGCTGCGTTATCTGGAATTGTATCAAGTTGCTTTCCCTTTTCCCGCTAATGCATACAAGGGGGATTACATTGTCGAGATCGCCAATAAGCTCAAAAAGCAACATGGCACCGGGTTTGTAAAACCCTTTGAAAAAATATTTAAAAATCTGCCCGATGACGAACCCGAAGGTGGCGACAAAGACGAATATATAGATGCCTTGGCCGTACGCTGCAAAAAACTCATAGGTGACCAGGCTTTCAATATTATTCTGGATGCTGCACTCGAATCCATTTTGGCCGATATTAAAAATGACTTGCACGAATTTGGTGTTTCTCATGACGAATGGTTTTCGGAGCGCCGGCTGGTAGATGAAGGCCTTATTCAGGATGCCCTCGACAAGCTCGAAGCCAATGGTACCGTGTATGAAAAAGACGGCGCAAAGTGGTTCAAAGCAACCCAATATGATGACGAAAAAGACCGGGTGGTAGTGCGCGAAAACGGTGTGACAACCTATTTTGCCTCAGACATCGCCTACCATTTAAGCAAGCGCCAACGCGGAAATGATCTTTTGCTGGATATTCTCGGTTCTGATCATCATGGTTATCAAGCCAGGGTACGTGCCGGATTGGTAGCTATGGGTGAACCGGCTGATTCCCTGGAAGTTCGTTTGATGCAATTTGCAAATTTGTATCGTGGTAAACAAAAGATCCAGATGTCCACACGCTCGGGATCCTTTGTGACCTTACGCGAATTACGCCAAGAAGTGGGTAATGACGCGGCACGTCTTTTTTACGTTACGCGTTCCAACGAACAACATCTGGATTTTGACCTGGAACTGGCCAAAAAACGTGACAATGAAAATCCGGTCTATTATTTACAATACGCGCATGCCCGTATTTGTAGTGTTTTCGCCCAACTCGCAGAACAAGGAATGACTTTTGAGCAAGAACTGGGACAGCAACATCTCAAACTTCTAGCTGCCCCGCAAGAAATGCAATTGACCAGAAGTCTGAGTCGATACCCGGAGATGCTGGACGCGTGCGCGAGCAACCGTGCGCCACACACACTGGTGCAATACTTACGTGATCTGGCTAATGATTTTCATTCTTGTTACAACGCCAACAAAGTACTGGTCGAAGAGGAGGAGTTGCGCAATGCACGTTTGTGTTTGTATCAGGCCACCCGCCAGGTACTGCAAAACGGTTTTGCCATAATCGGTATCAGCGCTCCGGAAAAAATGTAA